A genomic region of Vicinamibacterales bacterium contains the following coding sequences:
- the nifJ gene encoding pyruvate:ferredoxin (flavodoxin) oxidoreductase encodes MSSWVTIDGNEAAASVAHRTNDVVAIYPITPSSAMGELADEWSAKHRPNIWGTVPSITEMQSEAGAIAACHGALQGGALATTFTASQGLLLMIPSLYKIAGELTPFCMHVAARTVATHALSIFGDHSDVMACRQTGIALLASASVQEAHDFALIGQAATLASRIPFLHFFDGFRTSHEVAKIQPLSDDDLRALLPDALVAAHRRRALTPDQPVLRGTAQNPDTYFQAREASAPFHAACPQVVAQTMEAFAARTGRRYGLFDYVGDPAAERVVVLMGSATDTVEEAVAWLRSRGEAVGVLKVRLYRPFATAAFLAALPPTTRAIAVLDRTKEPGAVGEPLYQDVVAALHEGRQAGQTALPADVTVIGGRYGLSSKEFTPAMACAVFDELARPSPKRHFTIGIVDDVSHSSLEWDRELDLEPDDVSRSVFFGLGADGTVGANKNSIKIIGEDTDAFAQGYFVYDSKKSGAITISHLRFGPRPIRSPYLITQASFVGCHQFNFLDRYDVLEYAAPGATVLLNAPFPPDRVWDALPREVQDAALAKGLTLYTIDAVAVARANGMGTRINTVMQTCFFALSGVLPRDQAIARIKHAIEKTYAKRGPDVVQRNFAAVDDTLQHLHQVPMPAAATAGRHRPPIVAANAPDFVTRVSAVMLAGHGDLLPVSAFPVDGTWPVATAQWEKRNIAQDIPAWDERICIQCNKCTLVCPHAAIRVKVYAPGLAAEAPSTFKAMPYKTREGEYGQGLSYTIQVAPEDCTGCSLCVQVCPAKDRSNPRHKALDMHPQAALKAQERENYAFFLGLPEADRTQVKLDLKGTQLLQPLFEYSGACAGCGETPYIKLMTQLFGDRAVIANATGCSSIYGGNLPTTPYTTNADGRGPAWANSLFEDNAEFGLGLRLSVDQHVTETRELLTSMRADVGEGLADALLTASQDDEAAIAAQRDRVRALRGRLGAIDSPRARRLDLLADYLVRKSIWIVGGDGWAYDIGFGGLDHVMALGRDVNILVLDTEVYSNTGGQQSKATPLGASAKFAIAGKTTAKKDLAAMAIDYGHVYVARIAFGAKDVQTVKALVEAESYPGPSLVIAYSHCIAHGYDMEHGLDQQKLAVDTGYWPLFRYDPRLAAQGQNPFALDSAAPKAELGRFVRNEARFRLVEQQDPERFKALLAQGQADIKKQYARYDAWLARGGQAQTPTT; translated from the coding sequence ATGTCCTCCTGGGTCACCATCGACGGGAACGAGGCCGCGGCCTCGGTGGCGCATCGCACCAACGACGTCGTCGCCATCTATCCAATCACCCCGTCGTCGGCCATGGGTGAGCTGGCCGACGAATGGAGCGCCAAGCACCGGCCCAACATCTGGGGCACCGTGCCCTCCATCACGGAAATGCAGTCGGAGGCCGGCGCCATCGCGGCGTGCCACGGGGCCCTCCAGGGCGGGGCGCTCGCCACCACCTTCACGGCCAGCCAGGGCCTGCTCCTGATGATCCCGAGCCTCTACAAGATCGCGGGAGAGCTCACGCCGTTCTGCATGCACGTCGCGGCGCGAACGGTGGCCACGCACGCGCTGTCGATCTTCGGGGACCACTCGGACGTGATGGCGTGCCGCCAGACGGGCATCGCCTTGCTCGCGTCGGCGTCGGTCCAGGAAGCGCACGACTTCGCCCTCATCGGGCAGGCCGCCACGCTGGCGTCGCGCATTCCGTTCCTGCACTTCTTCGACGGCTTCCGGACCTCGCACGAGGTGGCGAAGATCCAGCCGCTGTCCGACGACGATCTCAGGGCGCTCCTGCCGGACGCGCTCGTCGCCGCGCACCGGCGCCGCGCGCTCACGCCCGATCAGCCCGTGCTGCGCGGCACGGCCCAGAACCCGGACACGTACTTCCAGGCGCGCGAGGCCTCGGCGCCGTTCCACGCAGCCTGTCCGCAGGTGGTGGCGCAGACGATGGAGGCCTTCGCCGCCAGGACCGGCCGGCGCTACGGGCTCTTCGACTACGTGGGCGATCCCGCGGCGGAGCGGGTCGTCGTGCTCATGGGCTCGGCCACCGACACGGTGGAGGAAGCGGTGGCGTGGCTCCGCAGCCGCGGGGAGGCCGTGGGCGTCCTGAAGGTCCGGCTCTATCGGCCGTTCGCGACGGCGGCCTTTCTCGCGGCCCTCCCGCCCACCACCCGCGCGATCGCCGTGCTGGATCGCACGAAGGAACCTGGCGCGGTGGGCGAACCGCTGTACCAGGACGTGGTGGCGGCCCTGCACGAAGGGCGGCAGGCCGGCCAGACGGCCCTGCCGGCGGACGTCACCGTCATCGGCGGACGCTACGGCCTGTCGTCCAAGGAGTTCACGCCGGCGATGGCGTGCGCGGTGTTCGACGAGCTCGCGCGTCCGTCGCCGAAGCGGCACTTCACGATCGGGATCGTGGACGACGTGAGCCACAGCTCCCTCGAGTGGGACCGCGAGCTGGACCTGGAGCCGGACGACGTCTCGCGCAGCGTCTTCTTCGGCCTCGGCGCCGACGGCACCGTGGGCGCCAACAAGAACTCGATCAAGATCATCGGCGAGGACACGGACGCCTTCGCCCAGGGCTACTTCGTCTACGACTCCAAGAAGTCCGGCGCCATCACCATCTCGCACCTCCGCTTCGGTCCGCGGCCCATCCGGTCGCCGTATCTCATCACGCAGGCGAGCTTCGTCGGCTGCCACCAGTTCAACTTCCTGGACCGCTACGACGTGCTGGAGTACGCGGCGCCTGGCGCCACCGTGCTCCTGAACGCGCCGTTCCCGCCCGACCGCGTGTGGGACGCGCTGCCGCGCGAGGTACAGGACGCGGCACTCGCCAAGGGGCTCACGCTCTACACCATCGATGCCGTGGCCGTGGCCAGGGCGAACGGCATGGGCACGCGCATCAACACGGTGATGCAGACGTGCTTCTTCGCGCTGTCGGGCGTGTTGCCGCGCGACCAGGCCATCGCCAGAATCAAGCACGCCATCGAGAAGACGTACGCCAAGCGCGGCCCGGACGTGGTGCAGCGAAACTTCGCCGCGGTGGACGACACGTTGCAGCACCTGCACCAGGTGCCGATGCCGGCCGCGGCCACCGCGGGCCGACACCGGCCTCCGATCGTGGCGGCGAACGCCCCGGACTTCGTCACGCGCGTGTCCGCGGTGATGCTGGCGGGGCACGGCGACCTGCTGCCCGTCAGCGCGTTCCCGGTGGACGGCACGTGGCCGGTCGCCACGGCGCAGTGGGAGAAGCGGAACATCGCACAGGACATCCCGGCCTGGGACGAGCGCATCTGCATCCAGTGCAACAAGTGCACGCTGGTGTGCCCGCACGCCGCCATCCGGGTGAAGGTCTACGCTCCCGGTCTCGCGGCCGAGGCGCCCTCCACGTTCAAGGCGATGCCGTACAAGACGCGCGAAGGCGAGTACGGCCAGGGCCTGTCCTACACCATCCAGGTGGCGCCCGAGGACTGCACCGGGTGCTCGCTGTGCGTGCAGGTGTGCCCGGCGAAGGACCGCTCGAATCCGCGGCACAAGGCGCTCGACATGCACCCGCAGGCGGCCCTCAAGGCGCAGGAGCGCGAGAACTACGCGTTCTTCCTCGGGCTGCCGGAGGCCGACCGCACGCAGGTGAAGCTGGACCTGAAGGGCACCCAGCTCCTGCAGCCGCTCTTCGAGTATTCAGGCGCGTGCGCGGGCTGCGGCGAGACGCCCTACATCAAGCTGATGACGCAGCTCTTCGGCGACCGCGCCGTCATCGCGAACGCCACGGGCTGCTCCTCGATCTACGGCGGCAACCTGCCGACCACGCCGTACACGACCAACGCCGACGGGCGCGGGCCCGCGTGGGCCAACTCGCTCTTCGAGGACAACGCCGAGTTCGGGCTGGGACTGCGACTGTCCGTGGACCAGCACGTGACCGAGACGCGCGAGCTCCTCACGTCCATGCGGGCCGATGTCGGCGAAGGGCTCGCCGACGCCCTGCTCACCGCCTCGCAGGACGACGAGGCGGCGATTGCCGCCCAGCGTGACCGGGTACGGGCGCTGCGCGGACGGCTGGGCGCGATCGACTCGCCGCGGGCCCGGCGGCTCGACCTGCTCGCGGACTACCTGGTCCGCAAGAGCATCTGGATCGTGGGCGGCGACGGCTGGGCCTACGACATCGGCTTCGGCGGGCTGGACCACGTGATGGCGCTCGGGCGCGACGTGAACATCCTGGTGCTCGACACCGAGGTCTATTCGAATACGGGCGGCCAGCAGTCGAAAGCGACCCCGCTGGGCGCCTCGGCCAAGTTCGCCATCGCCGGCAAGACGACGGCGAAGAAGGACCTGGCGGCGATGGCCATCGACTACGGGCACGTCTACGTCGCGCGCATCGCGTTCGGCGCCAAGGACGTGCAGACGGTGAAGGCGCTCGTGGAGGCCGAGTCGTACCCCGGCCCCTCGCTGGTCATCGCCTACAGCCACTGCATCGCCCACGGCTACGACATGGAGCACGGGCTGGACCAGCAGAAGCTCGCCGTGGACACGGGCTACTGGCCCCTCTTCCGCTACGACCCGCGCCTGGCCGCCCAGGGGCAGAATCCGTTCGCCCTCGACTCGGCCGCGCCCAAGGCGGAGCTGGGCAGGTTCGTGAGGAACGAGGCCCGCTTCCGGCTGGTCGAGCAGCAGGACCCGGAACGCTTCAAGGCGCTCCTGGCGCAGGGACAGGCGGACATCAAGAAGCAGTACGCGCGCTACGACGCCTGGCTGGCCCGCGGAGGCCAGGCCCAGACGCCCACCACGTGA
- a CDS encoding protein kinase, whose amino-acid sequence MPLAPGAFVGPYEVLAWLGAGAQGDVYRAYDSRLGREVAVKVLSVRHAEDPERQRRFEQEARAAGRLDHPGVLVVHDVGTHDGCAFIVSELLRGASLRDVLSGGALALDRAIDYARQVAQGLAAAHDLGLVHRDIKPENLFVTVDGRVKILDFGVVKLLQPDAEPPPGAGTETQDAVIGSPGYLSPEQARGASVDARSDLFSLGAVLHEMLSGAPAFQRSTPADTLVAVLHGAPSPPLPRTVPPSVAAVVARCVEKDRSARFQSARDLDFALLQSADAAPPGARVARPPVGRRLLLVGGGGVAVAAAVGLLSQRAPSPSIEARFSNATYTRLADWPSAEGQAAISPDGRFVAFLSDRDGQVDLWLTQIGAGRPRNMTEGRATLRPPGMVLRLVAFSADGLEIASEAAATKEAQGLTLTPVTGGAARPILSQGSLAPAWSVDGRLAYFSVAGGDAIFVADRNGADAHRIFGGGVPDVHTHNPVWAVDGRWIYFVHGPSVGQGFDMDIWRVRPDGTGAERLTTLKTAVHFLAPIDARTLLYVAPGPDRSGPWLWALDVPTRSSRRVASGVDQYRSVAASRDGRRLVATIARPASGLARVAITDRVAEERDIERVANPSGDAHAPRLGPRTLFYLARGDADQGLWRTQDGAASEIWPGSNGPVFDGPAVTRDGRRLAVVISLAGRSRLATMAADGTDVRTLVPALTPDGGPSWSPDARAIVVGGTMDGAPGLFIVPDDGGPVVRIVQGVATNPAWSPAGGLIVYNGPIVTGVSTLRAVRPDGTPVALPRVDVRPGGQRFTPDGAAIVYQSDTLDFHRLDLATGVSRQLTAFRFTTPLMSGRSFDLTPDGTAIVFDRTIANSDVVMIDLPDPGSRQR is encoded by the coding sequence ATGCCGCTCGCCCCTGGTGCGTTCGTCGGCCCCTACGAGGTGCTCGCGTGGCTCGGAGCAGGCGCGCAGGGCGACGTCTATCGCGCCTACGATTCGCGCTTGGGCCGCGAAGTCGCGGTCAAGGTACTGAGCGTCCGGCACGCAGAGGATCCCGAACGGCAACGCCGGTTCGAACAGGAAGCGCGCGCCGCAGGGCGCCTCGATCACCCCGGCGTCCTCGTCGTCCACGACGTCGGCACGCACGACGGGTGCGCCTTCATCGTATCGGAGCTGCTCCGCGGCGCGTCGCTCCGCGACGTCCTGTCCGGCGGCGCCCTGGCGCTCGATCGGGCCATCGACTACGCGCGCCAGGTGGCGCAGGGGCTGGCGGCCGCGCACGACCTCGGCCTCGTGCATCGCGACATCAAGCCCGAGAACCTGTTCGTCACCGTCGACGGCCGCGTGAAGATCCTGGACTTCGGCGTCGTGAAGCTCCTGCAGCCAGACGCCGAGCCGCCCCCCGGCGCCGGCACGGAGACCCAGGATGCGGTCATCGGAAGTCCGGGGTATCTCTCACCGGAGCAGGCGCGCGGCGCCTCAGTCGATGCGCGAAGCGATCTGTTCAGCCTCGGCGCCGTGCTGCACGAGATGCTCTCGGGGGCCCCGGCGTTCCAGAGGTCGACGCCGGCCGACACGCTCGTCGCCGTCCTGCATGGAGCACCATCGCCACCGCTGCCGCGCACCGTGCCGCCGTCCGTCGCCGCCGTCGTCGCGCGCTGTGTCGAGAAGGATCGCTCGGCCCGATTCCAGTCGGCGCGTGACCTCGACTTCGCGCTGCTGCAGAGTGCCGACGCTGCACCGCCAGGAGCTCGCGTGGCACGGCCGCCCGTTGGCCGGCGCCTGCTGCTCGTCGGAGGCGGTGGTGTCGCGGTCGCTGCCGCCGTGGGCCTCCTGTCGCAGCGTGCGCCGTCCCCGTCCATCGAGGCGCGCTTCTCCAACGCCACGTACACGCGCCTTGCCGACTGGCCGAGCGCGGAGGGGCAGGCCGCCATCTCTCCCGACGGCCGGTTCGTCGCGTTCCTGTCCGATCGCGACGGCCAGGTGGATCTGTGGCTCACGCAAATCGGCGCAGGCCGTCCGCGGAACATGACGGAGGGCCGCGCGACGCTTCGGCCGCCCGGGATGGTGCTGCGCCTCGTTGCGTTCAGCGCCGACGGCCTGGAGATTGCCTCGGAAGCCGCGGCCACGAAGGAGGCGCAGGGGCTGACGCTCACGCCGGTCACCGGAGGCGCGGCACGGCCCATCCTGTCGCAGGGGAGTCTGGCGCCGGCCTGGTCGGTCGACGGGCGCCTCGCGTACTTCTCGGTGGCCGGGGGCGATGCAATTTTCGTGGCGGACCGCAACGGCGCCGATGCCCACCGGATCTTCGGAGGTGGCGTTCCAGACGTTCACACGCACAACCCCGTCTGGGCGGTGGACGGACGCTGGATCTACTTCGTCCACGGGCCGAGCGTGGGTCAGGGGTTCGACATGGACATCTGGCGCGTGCGTCCCGACGGCACCGGGGCGGAGCGCCTCACCACCCTGAAGACGGCCGTGCACTTCCTGGCACCCATCGACGCACGCACGCTGCTCTACGTCGCCCCGGGCCCGGACCGTTCAGGGCCCTGGCTCTGGGCCCTCGACGTGCCGACCCGGTCGTCGCGACGCGTGGCGTCTGGCGTCGATCAATACCGCTCGGTGGCGGCGAGTCGCGACGGGCGCCGGCTCGTGGCCACGATCGCGCGTCCGGCGAGCGGGCTGGCGCGCGTGGCCATCACCGACCGCGTCGCGGAGGAGCGCGACATCGAGCGCGTCGCGAACCCGTCGGGAGACGCGCATGCGCCACGCCTCGGGCCCCGGACGCTCTTCTACCTGGCGCGTGGTGATGCCGATCAAGGGCTCTGGCGCACGCAGGATGGCGCGGCGTCCGAAATCTGGCCGGGCAGCAATGGTCCGGTGTTCGACGGCCCGGCCGTGACGCGGGACGGCCGACGGCTGGCGGTGGTCATCAGCCTGGCGGGTCGGAGCCGCCTGGCGACGATGGCGGCGGACGGCACGGACGTGCGCACGCTGGTGCCCGCGCTGACACCGGACGGGGGACCGAGCTGGTCGCCCGATGCGCGCGCCATCGTCGTCGGCGGCACGATGGATGGTGCTCCGGGGCTGTTCATCGTCCCTGACGATGGCGGTCCGGTCGTGCGGATCGTCCAGGGCGTGGCGACGAATCCGGCGTGGTCGCCGGCCGGCGGCCTCATCGTCTACAACGGGCCGATCGTCACCGGGGTCTCGACGTTGCGGGCCGTGCGCCCGGACGGCACGCCGGTGGCGCTGCCCCGCGTCGACGTGCGGCCGGGCGGCCAGCGGTTCACGCCCGACGGAGCGGCGATCGTCTACCAGTCGGACACGCTCGACTTCCACCGCCTCGACCTGGCCACTGGCGTGTCCCGGCAGTTGACGGCGTTCCGGTTCACGACACCGCTGATGTCGGGCCGGTCGTTCGACCTCACGCCCGACGGCACGGCGATCGTGTTCGACCGGACGATCGCGAACTCGGATGTCGTGATGATCGACCTGCCGGACCCGGGCAGTCGTCAGCGCTGA
- a CDS encoding carboxypeptidase regulatory-like domain-containing protein: protein MRTAFVPGAAVLRAWAAAAAVALAAGGCGSANDGARPAREEPAAIDPGTTGTVRGTVTLAGTPPPARMVRVDGDRTCATLIPGAMRQTETYVVGANGALANVFVYVKSGLEGRSFPVPDAPVVLDQQNCWYTPRVVGVRVGQPFQVLNSDPLLHNVRSEPAVNAPFNQGQPVQGVRYTHTFSAEEVMVPMACDVHAWMRAWIGVVNHPYFAVTGPSGEFSLPGLPAGTYTVEAWHEAAGTVTGTVEVEPKGTATLALTLNVPAP, encoded by the coding sequence ATGAGGACGGCGTTCGTGCCAGGCGCCGCCGTCCTTCGCGCCTGGGCTGCGGCCGCCGCCGTGGCCCTCGCGGCCGGGGGCTGCGGATCGGCGAACGACGGCGCGCGCCCGGCCCGTGAGGAGCCCGCGGCCATCGACCCCGGCACCACCGGCACGGTCAGGGGCACGGTGACGCTCGCGGGCACGCCGCCGCCCGCGCGGATGGTCCGCGTCGACGGCGATCGCACGTGTGCCACCCTGATCCCCGGAGCGATGCGCCAGACCGAGACGTACGTGGTCGGCGCCAACGGCGCCCTGGCCAACGTCTTCGTCTACGTGAAGTCCGGCCTGGAAGGCCGCAGCTTCCCGGTGCCCGACGCGCCCGTCGTCCTCGATCAGCAGAACTGCTGGTACACGCCGCGCGTGGTGGGCGTCCGCGTGGGGCAACCCTTCCAGGTGCTGAACTCCGATCCGCTCCTGCACAACGTGCGCTCGGAGCCGGCGGTCAACGCACCCTTCAACCAGGGCCAGCCGGTGCAGGGCGTCCGCTACACACACACGTTCTCGGCCGAAGAGGTGATGGTGCCGATGGCGTGCGACGTCCACGCGTGGATGCGGGCGTGGATCGGCGTGGTGAACCACCCGTACTTCGCCGTGACCGGTCCCAGCGGCGAGTTCTCGCTGCCGGGGCTGCCCGCCGGCACCTACACCGTGGAGGCGTGGCACGAAGCGGCCGGCACCGTGACGGGCACCGTCGAGGTCGAACCCAAGGGCACCGCGACCCTCGCGCTGACGCTCAACGTCCCGGCCCCGTGA
- the cyoE gene encoding heme o synthase, with amino-acid sequence MSDHDLPPAAPTGQTRKAWTDYLELTKPRLNLLVVITTLVGYYLGRDEGGPIARMLHTVIGTTLVAGGSAALNQVWEKDTDRLMRRTARRPLPAERLRPRPAFWFGIALSAVGLAELWFFANPLAAVVAFVTLLSYLVWYTPLKLRTSLSTIVGAVPGALPPLIGWAAATDSLSIGGWVLFGIVFFWQMPHFLAIAWLHRDDYAQAGMPLLPVVEPSGRSTGRQAVLYAAATIPVSLLPTLVGLAGPRYLVTALVLGAIVLWMAVEFAATRSRASARRLFFATIIYLPLLCGALVADHGPRV; translated from the coding sequence GTGTCCGACCACGACCTGCCGCCAGCGGCGCCCACCGGCCAGACGCGAAAGGCCTGGACGGACTACCTCGAGCTCACCAAGCCGCGGCTGAACCTGCTCGTCGTCATCACGACGCTCGTCGGCTACTACCTGGGACGGGACGAGGGCGGGCCGATCGCCCGGATGCTGCACACCGTGATCGGCACCACCCTCGTGGCTGGCGGGTCCGCCGCCCTGAATCAGGTCTGGGAGAAGGACACCGACCGGCTGATGCGGCGCACCGCGCGCCGCCCGCTGCCGGCCGAGCGCCTGCGGCCGCGGCCGGCGTTCTGGTTCGGCATCGCGTTGTCGGCCGTGGGCCTGGCCGAGCTGTGGTTCTTCGCGAACCCGCTGGCGGCCGTCGTGGCGTTCGTGACGCTGCTCAGCTATCTCGTCTGGTACACGCCGCTCAAGCTCCGGACGTCGCTCTCGACCATCGTGGGAGCAGTGCCCGGCGCCCTGCCGCCCCTCATCGGGTGGGCGGCGGCCACCGATTCGCTGTCGATCGGGGGCTGGGTGCTCTTCGGCATCGTGTTCTTCTGGCAGATGCCGCACTTCCTGGCGATCGCCTGGCTCCACCGCGACGACTACGCCCAGGCCGGGATGCCGCTCCTGCCGGTGGTCGAGCCCAGCGGACGCAGCACCGGCCGGCAGGCCGTCCTCTACGCGGCGGCCACGATTCCCGTCAGCCTGCTGCCGACGCTCGTGGGGCTGGCCGGGCCCCGCTACCTGGTCACGGCCCTCGTCCTGGGCGCCATCGTGCTCTGGATGGCGGTGGAGTTCGCCGCCACGCGGTCGCGGGCGTCCGCCAGGCGCCTGTTCTTCGCGACCATCATCTACCTGCCGCTTCTGTGCGGCGCCCTCGTCGCCGACCACGGCCCCCGCGTCTAG
- a CDS encoding M23 family metallopeptidase: protein MRLLRRLVMALIVLAVGIGGAAWVLAGREAGPAIEIKTPERFVGQKGSLELYVDAPAGKLTRLTAAISQGDRILPVFSLDDASGSSGDVKQESSDRLWVIRPLGKASQPDLQAGKATLTVTAARPVLFGWREAVTTVTRDVEVRLEPPRVAVVSLHHFLNLGGSEFVVIRATPPDVSAGVRVGDVSFRAFPGAGVGLTDPALQVAFFALPFDADANTPVTVFARDEAGNEAVANMDRQAFTKVFQRSRIPIDDAFLTNVVPPIFANTPSLGAKPDDPVQAFLTVNRDLRQENNQTIAALASKTAPELRFTEAFAQLGNTQVESRFADHRTYYYNGKEIDQQTHLGFDLASTRQAPVTAANSGVVVHAGYLGIYGNCVVVDHGMGIQSLYGHMSTMDVKEGDSVTKGQTLGRSGTTGLAGGDHLHFTMLVGGVQVNPVEWWDAHWLEDRVFRKIREAGGTAPAPASR, encoded by the coding sequence ATGCGGTTGCTACGACGGCTCGTGATGGCGCTGATCGTCCTCGCCGTGGGGATCGGCGGGGCGGCCTGGGTGCTGGCGGGGCGGGAGGCCGGGCCGGCCATCGAGATCAAGACCCCCGAGCGGTTCGTCGGCCAGAAAGGCTCGCTCGAGCTGTACGTGGACGCGCCCGCCGGCAAGCTGACGCGGCTCACGGCGGCGATCAGCCAGGGGGACCGGATTCTGCCGGTCTTCTCGCTGGACGACGCCTCCGGGTCCTCGGGGGACGTGAAGCAGGAGTCGTCCGATCGGCTCTGGGTGATCCGGCCGCTCGGCAAGGCGTCGCAGCCTGATCTCCAGGCCGGGAAGGCCACGCTCACCGTCACGGCGGCCCGGCCGGTGCTCTTCGGCTGGCGCGAGGCGGTGACGACGGTGACGCGCGACGTGGAGGTCCGGCTGGAACCGCCGCGGGTCGCGGTCGTCTCCCTGCACCACTTCCTCAATCTCGGCGGGTCGGAGTTCGTCGTCATCCGAGCGACGCCGCCGGACGTCTCGGCGGGCGTCCGGGTGGGCGACGTGAGCTTCAGGGCCTTCCCCGGCGCCGGCGTGGGCCTCACCGATCCGGCGCTGCAGGTGGCCTTCTTCGCGCTGCCGTTCGACGCCGACGCGAACACGCCCGTCACCGTGTTCGCGCGCGACGAGGCCGGCAACGAAGCCGTGGCCAACATGGACCGGCAGGCGTTCACGAAGGTGTTCCAGCGCTCGCGGATTCCCATCGACGACGCGTTCCTGACCAACGTGGTGCCGCCGATCTTCGCCAACACGCCGTCCCTCGGCGCCAAGCCCGACGATCCCGTCCAGGCCTTCCTGACCGTGAACCGCGACCTCCGCCAGGAGAACAACCAGACGATCGCGGCGCTGGCGTCGAAGACGGCGCCCGAGCTGCGCTTCACCGAGGCGTTCGCGCAGCTGGGCAACACGCAGGTGGAATCGCGGTTCGCCGATCACCGCACCTACTACTACAACGGCAAGGAGATCGACCAGCAGACGCACCTGGGCTTCGATCTCGCCTCCACCCGGCAGGCGCCGGTCACGGCCGCCAACAGCGGCGTGGTCGTGCACGCCGGCTATCTCGGCATCTACGGGAACTGCGTGGTCGTCGACCACGGCATGGGCATCCAGTCGCTCTACGGCCACATGTCCACGATGGACGTGAAGGAGGGCGACAGCGTGACGAAGGGCCAGACGCTCGGCCGATCCGGAACGACGGGCCTGGCCGGAGGCGATCACCTCCACTTCACGATGCTCGTGGGCGGCGTGCAGGTGAACCCGGTGGAGTGGTGGGATGCCCACTGGCTCGAAGACCGCGTGTTCCGCAAGATTCGCGAGGCCGGCGGCACCGCCCCGGCGCCCGCGTCGCGGTGA
- a CDS encoding dihydroorotate dehydrogenase-like protein, which translates to MDLTTTYLGLRLAHPIITGASPLVDHMDVVRRLEDAGAAAITMHSLFEEQIAAEREATWSHLDAHAEGHAEAVSYFPRADEYALGPDKYLEQIRRIKAAVAVPVIASLNGVTGRGWTDYAVAMQQAGADALEVNVYAVATDLEMAGTAVEERVVDALRLVRAAVTIPVAVKLSPFFSSVAHLAHRLDTAGADGLVLFNRFYQPDIDVEQLDVLPRLTLSDSSELLLRLRWLAILSGRLRGSLAASGGVHTGLDAVKAVMAGAHAVQVVSALLHHGPEHLATVRREMEAWMAEREYASMTEMRGSMSLGRCPDPAAFERGNYVRLLQTWRPR; encoded by the coding sequence ATGGATCTCACGACCACCTACCTCGGACTCCGGCTGGCCCATCCGATCATCACGGGGGCTTCCCCGCTCGTGGATCACATGGACGTGGTCCGGCGCCTGGAAGACGCCGGCGCAGCCGCCATCACGATGCACTCGCTCTTCGAGGAGCAGATCGCGGCAGAACGCGAGGCCACGTGGAGCCACCTCGACGCCCACGCGGAAGGCCACGCGGAGGCCGTCTCGTATTTCCCGCGAGCCGACGAGTACGCCCTGGGCCCGGACAAGTACCTGGAACAGATCCGGCGCATCAAGGCCGCCGTGGCCGTGCCCGTCATCGCGTCCCTGAACGGCGTCACCGGCCGTGGGTGGACCGACTACGCCGTCGCGATGCAGCAGGCGGGCGCCGACGCGCTCGAGGTCAACGTGTACGCGGTGGCCACGGACCTGGAGATGGCCGGAACGGCGGTGGAAGAGCGCGTGGTCGACGCGCTGCGGCTCGTGCGGGCGGCCGTGACGATTCCGGTAGCCGTGAAGCTCTCGCCGTTCTTCTCGTCGGTGGCGCACCTGGCCCACCGGCTCGATACGGCGGGCGCCGACGGCCTGGTGCTCTTCAACCGCTTCTACCAGCCGGACATCGACGTCGAGCAGCTCGACGTGCTGCCCCGCCTCACGCTGTCGGACTCGTCGGAGCTGCTGCTCCGCCTCCGGTGGCTGGCGATCCTCTCAGGACGGCTGCGCGGATCGCTGGCGGCCTCCGGCGGCGTGCACACGGGCCTGGACGCGGTGAAGGCCGTCATGGCGGGGGCGCACGCCGTGCAGGTCGTCTCGGCCCTGCTCCACCACGGCCCCGAGCATCTCGCCACGGTCCGCCGCGAGATGGAAGCGTGGATGGCCGAGCGCGAGTACGCGTCGATGACCGAGATGCGGGGCAGCATGAGCCTCGGACGGTGTCCGGACCCGGCCGCCTTCGAGCGCGGCAACTACGTCAGGCTGCTGCAAACGTGGCGGCCACGCTGA